Proteins co-encoded in one Natronorubrum daqingense genomic window:
- a CDS encoding GNAT family N-acetyltransferase: MVEVRTVETAGEREDAFAVRQVVFVEEQGVDEDLEYDEHEDESTHFVAYDGGEPVGAARLRKANSGVGKVERVAVLAPYREDGVGRAVMNVVETEARSEGLESLKLHSQTHAAEFYRTLGYERYGEEFQEAGIPHVKMRKPLE, translated from the coding sequence ATGGTCGAGGTACGAACGGTCGAGACAGCAGGGGAACGCGAGGACGCGTTCGCGGTCCGGCAGGTCGTCTTCGTCGAGGAGCAAGGCGTCGACGAGGACCTCGAGTACGACGAGCACGAGGACGAGTCGACGCACTTCGTCGCCTACGACGGTGGCGAGCCAGTCGGTGCCGCTCGCCTCCGGAAGGCCAACTCGGGAGTCGGAAAGGTCGAACGTGTCGCCGTATTGGCCCCCTACCGCGAGGATGGCGTCGGGCGGGCGGTGATGAACGTCGTCGAAACCGAAGCAAGAAGTGAGGGACTCGAGTCGCTCAAACTCCACTCGCAAACGCATGCTGCGGAGTTCTATCGAACGCTCGGATACGAACGCTACGGCGAAGAGTTCCAAGAGGCGGGCATTCCGCACGTGAAGATGCGAAAGCCCCTCGAGTGA
- a CDS encoding SDR family oxidoreductase, protein MSSPDDEGSPTVSEAGNELADDVIVVTGASRGLGRSMVERFAEEGARVTLTARDEDRLEELAADLPTESLVVPADVRDSDAVARVIDRTIDEFGRIDTLVNNAGVSLLGMQDSRNGLVDVSEEEWDTVLEVNLKGVFLFTRETLPHMYEQGQGNIINISSGLGRRAIAGAGSYVSSKWGLEGLTRTTALETDEEGINVNALDPGGRVNTDIWAHLPEEERQQILQPDVMDDAAVRLAAQDPHAVTGESMAAQEWEERLE, encoded by the coding sequence ATGTCCTCACCTGATGACGAGGGGTCACCGACGGTGTCCGAAGCCGGCAACGAACTCGCCGACGACGTAATCGTCGTCACGGGCGCGAGTCGCGGACTGGGTCGCTCGATGGTCGAGCGCTTCGCCGAGGAAGGTGCTCGCGTGACGCTCACTGCTCGCGACGAAGATCGACTGGAAGAACTCGCAGCCGACCTCCCGACCGAATCGCTCGTCGTGCCCGCGGACGTTCGTGACAGCGACGCCGTCGCGAGGGTCATCGACCGAACGATCGACGAGTTCGGTCGCATCGACACGCTCGTCAACAACGCAGGCGTGAGTCTCCTCGGCATGCAAGACTCGAGAAACGGCCTCGTGGACGTCTCCGAGGAGGAGTGGGACACGGTTCTCGAGGTCAACCTCAAAGGTGTCTTCCTGTTCACCCGCGAGACGCTGCCCCACATGTACGAGCAGGGCCAAGGCAACATCATCAACATCTCTTCCGGCCTCGGTCGACGTGCCATCGCTGGTGCCGGCAGCTACGTCAGTTCGAAGTGGGGGCTCGAGGGCCTCACCCGAACGACGGCGCTCGAGACCGACGAGGAGGGGATCAACGTCAACGCGTTGGATCCGGGCGGCCGCGTCAACACCGATATCTGGGCGCACCTGCCGGAAGAAGAGCGACAGCAGATTCTCCAGCCGGACGTGATGGACGATGCGGCGGTTCGCCTCGCCGCACAGGACCCCCACGCCGTCACCGGCGAGTCGATGGCCGCACAGGAGTGGGAGGAACGACTCGAGTAG
- a CDS encoding NRAMP family divalent metal transporter — MATESRSSDSWGVGRVGSYLERLGPTWLAGAIAAGPATMVSLLVAGASFGYSMLWVVVLSAILGTLGQYLAMRLGILTEAGIVTVVEERLGSFWAWVLVVDVVLAAGFAQLAIMGTLADVSATIVANAGVEIVALTDPRFWGVTWAVILALGLAGGGYRLAELGAKVLVSFVVLAFVASLFVVPLEPAAAVSGLVPEMPGGVDGAVVAAGVLGGGVHITLLTMQSYTMRARNWTEGDRDIATFDVVSSMLVAFGIFSVAVFLVAASVLPEAGVDPATLDEIGAAEALGPIAGEHATWIFLAGLLGAAVSTLGGNTIVPPYLLADKLGWEQSVEDSRYRVAIVAVALLSSLGAFYEGGFFNLLVLVLAFGLVGTPFALAVILYLLNDPEAVPETNSRLLNVGGLALFGVATVLAGEFVLDELETVTEPASAFVVAFALAMTVATLGLAVRYVRDR, encoded by the coding sequence ATGGCAACTGAATCACGGTCGTCCGATTCGTGGGGAGTCGGACGCGTTGGATCGTATCTCGAGCGATTAGGGCCGACGTGGCTCGCTGGCGCGATTGCGGCGGGTCCGGCCACGATGGTTAGCCTGTTAGTCGCCGGGGCGAGTTTCGGCTACTCCATGCTGTGGGTCGTCGTCCTCTCGGCAATTTTGGGCACGCTCGGGCAGTATCTCGCGATGCGACTGGGAATCCTGACCGAGGCCGGGATCGTCACCGTCGTCGAGGAGCGACTTGGGTCGTTCTGGGCCTGGGTGCTCGTCGTCGATGTCGTGTTGGCTGCCGGGTTCGCCCAACTCGCGATCATGGGAACGCTGGCGGACGTCAGCGCGACGATTGTCGCAAATGCCGGCGTGGAAATCGTCGCACTGACCGATCCGCGCTTCTGGGGCGTTACCTGGGCGGTCATCCTCGCGCTCGGACTCGCCGGCGGCGGCTACCGACTCGCCGAACTCGGCGCGAAAGTACTCGTCTCGTTCGTCGTCCTCGCCTTCGTCGCCTCGCTGTTCGTCGTCCCGCTCGAGCCCGCGGCGGCGGTCTCCGGACTCGTACCGGAGATGCCCGGTGGCGTCGACGGCGCGGTCGTCGCAGCCGGCGTCCTCGGCGGCGGTGTCCACATCACGCTGTTGACGATGCAGAGCTACACGATGCGGGCGCGCAACTGGACCGAGGGGGATCGAGACATCGCAACCTTCGACGTCGTCAGTTCGATGCTCGTGGCGTTCGGTATCTTCAGCGTCGCCGTCTTCCTCGTCGCGGCGAGCGTGCTGCCGGAAGCCGGCGTCGATCCGGCGACACTCGACGAAATCGGGGCCGCCGAAGCCCTCGGTCCGATCGCCGGCGAGCACGCGACCTGGATCTTCCTCGCCGGATTGCTCGGCGCGGCCGTATCGACACTCGGTGGCAACACGATCGTCCCGCCGTACCTCCTCGCCGATAAACTCGGCTGGGAGCAGTCGGTCGAGGATAGTCGCTACCGAGTTGCTATCGTCGCCGTCGCACTGCTCTCCTCGCTCGGCGCGTTCTACGAGGGTGGATTCTTCAACCTGCTCGTGCTCGTCCTCGCGTTCGGACTCGTCGGCACGCCGTTCGCCCTCGCCGTCATCCTCTACTTGCTCAACGACCCCGAGGCCGTCCCCGAGACGAACTCGAGGCTGCTCAACGTCGGGGGACTCGCCCTGTTCGGCGTCGCAACCGTGCTCGCGGGTGAGTTCGTCTTGGACGAACTCGAGACGGTCACTGAACCCGCCTCGGCGTTCGTCGTCGCCTTCGCCCTCGCGATGACGGTCGCGACGCTCGGACTCGCCGTCCGGTACGTCAGAGACCGATAA
- a CDS encoding alpha/beta hydrolase domain-containing protein: MTDRETNTESGATNREKYSKEKRTASTRRAVLGGLSVTAAGSIMVGSVAGGKRRDATTPTLEGPITDGVPQTSAVHDIDEYGYTESEYLISGDAQPLGPPNPYPVDEREAPPETKAEYKTRLLVYRPKHRRDFNGTALVEWPNVSTGRDSPVAWINTFDYAMREGYAVVIASAQKVGVDDSPTDQDLRTGNPERYGDLHHPGDVYSYDIFSQAIRAIKTRPRPKPDPMAGFNVQHVIATGMSQSAQYLRYYLNEIQETHGLVDGFLPFATTHTPEEPADQRDDLVPVLWVVSEDEADRVRRPDSGLFKLWEVTGTSHINYWLMAWAGAMDVRDFEGDDPGWDPLEAGQYGERADADYGDCQGNYFPMRYAYNAALSHVTEWVKRNEKPPAAPRIERDVASDGTVEVVTDEYGNAKGGLRLPPIDVPVAVYDARSCESYGQTFRLEESALAELYPTHKVYVSKMREATEAAVDDGYLLPADAQALLARAEASSIGK, from the coding sequence ATGACAGATAGAGAGACGAACACTGAGTCAGGAGCAACGAACCGTGAGAAATATTCGAAGGAGAAACGCACTGCGTCGACGCGGCGGGCCGTTCTCGGCGGGCTGTCAGTGACCGCTGCAGGCTCGATTATGGTCGGATCGGTAGCGGGTGGGAAGCGGCGTGACGCCACAACACCGACGCTCGAGGGGCCGATCACTGACGGAGTTCCACAGACGAGCGCCGTTCACGACATCGACGAGTACGGATATACCGAATCGGAGTACCTCATTTCTGGCGACGCACAGCCACTTGGGCCACCGAATCCGTACCCCGTCGACGAACGCGAAGCGCCACCGGAGACGAAAGCGGAGTACAAGACGCGATTGCTCGTCTATCGGCCCAAACACCGTCGTGACTTCAACGGAACCGCGTTGGTCGAGTGGCCGAACGTGTCGACTGGCCGGGATTCACCCGTCGCCTGGATCAACACGTTCGATTACGCGATGCGAGAGGGCTACGCCGTGGTAATCGCGTCGGCACAGAAGGTCGGTGTCGACGACTCACCGACGGACCAAGACCTCCGAACGGGGAACCCAGAACGGTACGGGGACCTTCACCACCCCGGAGACGTCTACTCCTACGATATCTTCTCGCAGGCGATTCGAGCGATCAAGACGCGTCCCCGACCGAAACCGGATCCGATGGCCGGATTCAACGTCCAACACGTGATCGCGACGGGGATGTCACAGTCGGCCCAGTACCTGCGATACTACCTCAACGAAATTCAGGAAACGCACGGACTCGTCGACGGATTCCTGCCGTTCGCAACGACCCACACCCCAGAAGAGCCAGCGGACCAACGCGACGACCTCGTCCCCGTTCTGTGGGTCGTAAGCGAGGACGAAGCGGACAGGGTGCGCCGACCCGACTCCGGCCTGTTCAAACTGTGGGAAGTGACCGGAACCTCCCACATCAACTACTGGCTCATGGCCTGGGCCGGCGCGATGGACGTTCGTGACTTCGAGGGAGACGACCCCGGCTGGGATCCACTCGAGGCGGGCCAGTACGGCGAACGTGCAGACGCCGACTACGGCGACTGTCAGGGCAACTACTTCCCGATGCGCTACGCCTACAACGCTGCGCTCTCTCACGTAACCGAGTGGGTGAAACGAAACGAAAAACCGCCTGCTGCACCCCGGATCGAGCGGGACGTGGCATCCGACGGGACGGTCGAAGTCGTCACCGACGAGTACGGAAACGCCAAGGGTGGACTCCGACTGCCACCGATCGACGTCCCTGTCGCGGTCTACGACGCGCGGTCGTGTGAGAGCTACGGCCAGACGTTCCGGCTCGAGGAGTCGGCACTCGCGGAGTTGTATCCGACTCACAAGGTGTACGTCTCGAAGATGCGGGAGGCGACCGAAGCGGCCGTCGACGACGGCTACCTGTTGCCGGCAGACGCCCAAGCGCTACTCGCTCGAGCCGAGGCGTCATCGATCGGGAAGTAA
- a CDS encoding cupin domain-containing protein, with protein sequence MERVSLSDLEPTEAADGVNLAVMAGSESMNVQHFEIEPGAVVEEHSHPHEQTGFIYEGEVVFVSDGEKFVCGPGDSYAIPGEQPHAAENRGDVPVRGVDIFSPPRENPSWQE encoded by the coding sequence ATGGAACGCGTCTCACTCTCCGACCTCGAGCCCACGGAAGCGGCCGATGGCGTCAACCTGGCCGTCATGGCCGGCAGCGAGTCGATGAACGTCCAGCACTTCGAGATCGAACCCGGTGCGGTCGTCGAGGAACACAGCCATCCCCACGAACAGACCGGCTTCATCTACGAGGGCGAAGTGGTCTTCGTCTCCGACGGCGAGAAGTTCGTCTGTGGCCCCGGCGACTCCTACGCGATTCCGGGCGAGCAACCCCACGCAGCGGAAAACCGCGGCGACGTACCCGTTCGCGGCGTCGACATCTTCAGCCCGCCTCGAGAAAATCCGAGCTGGCAGGAGTGA
- a CDS encoding DUF5817 domain-containing protein — protein MYAVVGCSECSNLWIIEGRSETTQCPRCGSRRGYEKRKKFVETEDASHARDVRASMLANRQGEGEAFAKLDSYDELEETVSEGVVDDETYLAESGLDVEEVDAAGERDPRGSTQSGSKKEIVEQALADLERPTEAEVIEYAGERGVSAKYVRDALEKLVRRGTVSESRGRYRRL, from the coding sequence ATGTACGCCGTCGTCGGCTGTAGCGAGTGTTCGAACCTCTGGATCATCGAGGGGCGTTCCGAGACGACGCAGTGTCCCCGCTGTGGGTCTCGCCGCGGCTACGAGAAGCGCAAGAAATTCGTCGAGACCGAAGACGCGAGTCACGCGCGAGACGTCCGCGCGTCGATGCTCGCGAACCGGCAGGGGGAAGGCGAGGCGTTCGCCAAACTGGATTCCTACGACGAACTCGAGGAGACCGTGTCGGAGGGCGTCGTCGACGACGAGACGTACCTCGCGGAGTCCGGCCTCGACGTGGAGGAAGTCGACGCGGCGGGCGAGCGAGACCCGCGCGGGTCGACCCAAAGTGGGAGCAAGAAGGAAATCGTCGAGCAAGCGCTCGCGGACCTCGAGCGGCCGACCGAAGCCGAGGTGATCGAGTACGCGGGTGAACGCGGCGTCTCGGCGAAGTACGTTCGGGACGCACTCGAGAAACTCGTCCGGCGCGGGACGGTCAGCGAGAGTCGAGGACGGTACCGCCGACTCTGA
- the hmgA gene encoding hydroxymethylglutaryl-CoA reductase (NADPH), with translation MTEPADLAERVREGDLRIHELEEHADYDTAVAARRLVVEGETGTELDSIGDYGFPAEAAEPNIENMIGAAQIPMGIVGPVAVNGEATAATDGGAADGEYYLPLATTEGALLASVNRGLGVIRDADGATARVTKNGMTRAPVFRVDGVAEAARTVEWVADNLDALRERAESTTSHGELLDVEPYVVADSVFLRFAYDTKDAMGMNMATIATGEACELVEAETPASLVALSGNLCSDKKPAAINAVEGRGRSVTADVLVPGELVEDRLHTTPEAIAEANTRKNLTGSAKAGALGFNAHAANVVAAAFLATGQDEAQVVEAANTITTMEAREREDGTTDLYASVSLASLEVGTVGGGTKLPTQSEALEVLGLRGGGDPAGSNADALAEIIAVGTLAGELSLLAALASRHLASAHEDLGR, from the coding sequence ATGACAGAGCCAGCGGACCTCGCCGAGCGCGTACGCGAGGGCGACCTTCGCATTCACGAACTCGAGGAGCACGCCGACTACGACACCGCGGTCGCGGCCCGACGGCTGGTCGTGGAGGGCGAAACGGGAACCGAACTCGACTCCATCGGCGACTACGGCTTCCCCGCGGAGGCCGCGGAGCCCAACATCGAGAACATGATCGGCGCGGCCCAGATTCCGATGGGAATCGTCGGCCCGGTTGCCGTCAACGGCGAGGCGACCGCAGCCACAGACGGCGGCGCGGCGGACGGCGAGTACTACCTCCCGCTGGCGACGACGGAAGGTGCGCTGCTCGCGTCGGTTAACCGCGGACTGGGCGTCATCAGAGACGCCGACGGGGCGACCGCTCGCGTGACGAAAAACGGCATGACTCGAGCGCCCGTCTTCCGAGTCGACGGCGTCGCGGAAGCCGCACGGACGGTCGAGTGGGTCGCAGACAACCTCGACGCGCTCCGCGAGCGAGCCGAGTCGACGACGAGTCACGGCGAACTGTTAGACGTCGAACCGTACGTCGTCGCCGACTCCGTCTTCCTGCGATTCGCCTACGACACGAAAGACGCGATGGGCATGAACATGGCGACCATCGCGACCGGCGAGGCCTGCGAACTCGTCGAGGCCGAAACGCCCGCCTCGCTCGTCGCCCTCTCGGGCAACCTCTGCTCGGACAAAAAGCCCGCCGCGATCAACGCCGTCGAGGGCCGCGGCCGCTCCGTGACGGCCGACGTACTCGTTCCGGGCGAACTCGTCGAGGATCGCCTCCACACGACCCCCGAAGCCATCGCCGAGGCGAACACCCGCAAGAACCTCACCGGCAGCGCCAAAGCCGGCGCGCTCGGATTCAACGCCCACGCGGCCAACGTCGTCGCCGCCGCGTTCCTCGCGACGGGCCAGGACGAAGCCCAGGTCGTCGAGGCCGCCAACACCATCACGACGATGGAAGCGCGAGAACGCGAGGACGGCACGACCGACCTCTACGCCAGCGTCTCGCTGGCCTCCCTCGAGGTCGGAACCGTCGGCGGCGGGACGAAGCTCCCGACCCAGTCGGAGGCCCTCGAGGTGCTCGGTCTCCGCGGCGGCGGCGACCCCGCCGGATCGAACGCCGACGCACTGGCGGAGATCATCGCCGTCGGCACGCTCGCCGGCGAACTCTCCTTGCTCGCGGCGCTCGCCTCGCGGCACCTAGCGAGCGCACACGAAGACCTCGGTCGGTAA
- a CDS encoding amidohydrolase, whose product MTEAADRLLIDAAIHSLTEPDTVHDAMATRDGDIVRLGRREEVEFLEGVETDVIDCGGRVVLPGFVDAHTHMEQLGQHLVHADLSRAESAAECLDRLCDRLESSEDGEWIQGFGYDESAWDDARTQPLTRDDLDQVATERPVVAMRVDLHTASLNTAALEYFAGEVPEDDLRYEHGEPNGIVVEDGAERVRTELTADREEMNAVLSAATGRAVELGVTGVHDKVRNSRAPQVYRELAAEGDLPLRVRIDYWSDHLESLVDVGLTTNAGDERVQTGAIKSFSDGSLGSRTAKLSEHYHDAQGGESDDGRGQWVVDPDDLESLLTRADDEGFQLSVHAIGDEAIEETLAVLESTDDPEAARHRIEHAELATDDQLERMADAGIVASMQPNFHRWAQEGGLYDQRLGLERRNRTNRFRDVLEAGVPLAFGSDGMPLDPLFGVHHAVNAPTDAQALSVTEALRAYTNGAAYAGFDDERLGTLEVGKRADFVVLEESPWEHSGRIEEIDVAMTAVSGEIVHDALER is encoded by the coding sequence ATGACCGAGGCTGCCGATCGTCTGCTGATCGACGCGGCGATTCACTCCCTCACGGAACCAGACACCGTCCACGACGCGATGGCCACCCGCGACGGCGATATCGTCCGGCTCGGCCGACGCGAAGAGGTCGAATTCCTCGAGGGCGTCGAGACCGACGTGATCGACTGCGGCGGGAGGGTCGTCCTCCCCGGCTTCGTCGACGCCCACACCCACATGGAACAACTGGGCCAACACCTCGTGCACGCCGACCTCTCGAGGGCCGAGAGCGCCGCCGAGTGTCTCGACCGATTGTGTGACCGACTCGAGTCCAGCGAAGACGGCGAGTGGATTCAGGGCTTCGGCTACGACGAGAGCGCCTGGGACGACGCGCGAACGCAGCCATTGACGCGCGACGACCTCGATCAGGTCGCCACGGAACGACCCGTCGTCGCGATGCGCGTCGACCTCCACACCGCTTCGTTGAACACGGCCGCCCTCGAGTACTTCGCGGGCGAGGTGCCAGAGGACGACCTTCGGTACGAACACGGCGAACCGAATGGAATCGTCGTCGAGGACGGTGCCGAACGCGTCAGAACGGAGCTGACAGCCGACCGCGAGGAGATGAACGCCGTGCTTTCGGCGGCGACGGGGCGCGCAGTCGAACTCGGCGTCACCGGCGTCCACGACAAAGTTCGAAACTCGAGAGCGCCGCAGGTCTACCGCGAACTGGCGGCCGAGGGCGACCTGCCCCTTCGCGTCCGGATCGACTACTGGAGCGACCACCTCGAGTCGCTCGTCGACGTCGGCCTGACGACGAACGCGGGCGACGAGCGCGTCCAGACGGGGGCGATCAAGTCCTTCTCCGACGGCAGTCTGGGGAGTCGGACGGCGAAGCTCAGCGAGCACTACCACGACGCCCAAGGGGGTGAGAGCGACGACGGCCGCGGCCAGTGGGTCGTCGACCCCGACGACCTCGAGTCGCTGCTCACGCGAGCCGACGACGAGGGATTCCAGCTCTCCGTCCACGCCATCGGCGACGAAGCGATCGAGGAGACACTCGCGGTGCTCGAGTCGACAGACGATCCCGAGGCGGCGCGCCACCGAATCGAGCACGCGGAGCTGGCGACGGACGACCAACTCGAGCGGATGGCGGACGCCGGCATCGTGGCGTCGATGCAGCCCAACTTCCACCGATGGGCACAGGAGGGTGGGCTCTACGACCAGCGACTCGGGCTCGAGCGACGGAATCGGACGAATCGGTTCCGGGACGTGCTCGAGGCCGGCGTCCCCCTCGCGTTCGGCTCGGACGGCATGCCCCTGGATCCGCTGTTCGGCGTCCACCACGCCGTCAACGCCCCGACGGACGCCCAGGCGCTGTCGGTCACCGAGGCCCTGCGAGCCTACACGAACGGAGCGGCCTACGCCGGCTTCGACGACGAGCGACTCGGCACGCTCGAGGTCGGCAAACGAGCCGACTTCGTCGTGCTCGAGGAGTCGCCGTGGGAGCACTCGGGACGGATCGAGGAGATCGACGTGGCGATGACGGCCGTCAGCGGCGAGATCGTCCACGACGCGCTCGAGCGATAA
- a CDS encoding LLM class flavin-dependent oxidoreductase — MHAGLMVTSFGDVDQADVAVRAEELGYDAVWAGELWGESSVVQLTEMACRTDEIDLGTAIVNVYSRTPAVLAMTAASLQRASDGRFTLGVGTSTPKAVEDLHGLSFDRPVRRAHETIELVREFTAPGGEPVAYEGELLEAADFPALDVPLPIYHAGLGPANRRVVGRLCDGWIPHNIPFSQLEDAFEEVADAARERERDPSEITIAPYVPSAVSEDRSEARETLRRHIAYYVGSGEGYRRAAAMAYPDAAERVAEAWRNGDNREAAAAVTDEMLTDLGVAGTPEDAREQLETLVAETEIDHPIVVVPEPASSEITEATIDALAPTRF, encoded by the coding sequence ATGCACGCAGGACTCATGGTTACGTCGTTCGGTGACGTCGATCAGGCGGATGTCGCCGTCCGCGCGGAGGAATTGGGGTACGACGCCGTCTGGGCCGGCGAACTCTGGGGCGAGAGCAGCGTCGTCCAGCTCACCGAGATGGCCTGTCGAACCGACGAGATCGACCTCGGCACGGCGATCGTCAACGTCTACTCGCGGACGCCGGCCGTCCTCGCGATGACGGCCGCGTCGCTCCAACGGGCGTCCGACGGGCGGTTCACGCTCGGCGTCGGCACCAGCACGCCGAAGGCCGTCGAGGACCTTCACGGATTGTCCTTCGACCGGCCCGTCCGCCGCGCCCACGAGACGATCGAACTCGTTCGCGAGTTCACCGCTCCCGGTGGCGAACCGGTCGCGTACGAGGGCGAACTGCTCGAGGCCGCGGATTTCCCCGCGCTGGACGTTCCGCTGCCGATCTACCACGCGGGCCTCGGTCCCGCGAACCGCCGCGTCGTCGGTCGCCTCTGTGACGGCTGGATTCCACACAATATTCCCTTCTCGCAACTCGAGGACGCCTTCGAGGAAGTCGCGGACGCGGCTCGAGAGCGCGAGCGAGATCCGAGCGAGATCACGATCGCGCCGTACGTTCCGTCGGCCGTCAGCGAGGACCGGTCCGAGGCTCGAGAGACGCTGCGTCGACACATCGCGTACTACGTCGGCAGCGGCGAGGGGTACCGGCGAGCGGCCGCGATGGCCTACCCCGACGCGGCCGAGCGCGTGGCCGAGGCGTGGCGAAACGGCGACAACCGCGAGGCCGCGGCGGCCGTCACGGACGAGATGCTCACGGATCTCGGCGTCGCCGGGACTCCCGAGGACGCGCGCGAACAACTCGAGACGCTCGTGGCCGAGACGGAGATCGATCACCCGATCGTCGTGGTTCCGGAACCGGCCTCGAGCGAGATCACCGAGGCGACGATCGACGCGCTGGCTCCGACGCGCTTCTAG
- the gfo6 gene encoding D-xylose 1-dehydrogenase Gfo6 produces MELEDTFVDFTRRDWETESPDGTVRMAVVGIGGFARERALPGIAESTYCETTTLVTGSPDRTRAVAERFDIPYVVDYDGFLAGDHADSYDAVYIATPNATHGTYASAAASRGLHVICEKPLETSLEDAQGIVDACRDAGVTLMTAYRLQTEPTVRRTRELVRNGVLGDIVQVHGAFSHPLLDTASPDSWRLDPDLAGGGALVDLGIYPLNTTRFILETDPTGIYATTHSSGEPFERVDEHVAFQLEFDTGATASCTASFDAHASSRLEIVGTEGMISIASPFGGVVPQDMVVESGDLRMEYTGVPVDEVREEFDYFGYCVLTGTDPEPDGEDGLADIRAIEAAYESADTGRRVDID; encoded by the coding sequence ATGGAACTCGAGGACACGTTCGTCGATTTCACGCGACGAGATTGGGAGACCGAGTCGCCCGACGGGACGGTTCGCATGGCCGTCGTCGGAATCGGCGGCTTCGCCCGAGAGCGCGCGCTTCCCGGCATCGCCGAGAGCACGTACTGCGAGACGACGACGCTGGTCACCGGCTCGCCGGATCGGACGCGAGCCGTCGCCGAACGGTTCGACATCCCGTACGTCGTCGACTACGACGGATTTCTGGCCGGCGACCACGCGGACTCCTACGACGCCGTCTACATCGCGACGCCGAACGCGACCCACGGCACCTACGCGAGCGCCGCCGCCTCCCGCGGACTGCACGTCATCTGTGAGAAACCCCTCGAGACGTCCCTCGAGGACGCACAGGGGATCGTCGACGCTTGCCGCGACGCCGGTGTGACACTGATGACCGCCTACCGATTGCAGACCGAGCCGACGGTTCGACGGACGCGCGAACTCGTCCGCAACGGCGTCCTCGGCGACATCGTGCAGGTCCACGGCGCGTTCTCACACCCGCTGTTGGACACAGCCAGCCCCGACTCCTGGCGACTCGATCCGGACCTCGCGGGCGGCGGCGCGCTGGTCGATCTCGGTATCTATCCCCTCAACACGACCAGATTTATCCTCGAGACGGATCCGACGGGAATCTACGCGACGACCCACTCGAGCGGGGAGCCCTTCGAGCGGGTCGACGAGCACGTCGCGTTCCAACTCGAGTTCGACACGGGCGCGACGGCCTCCTGTACGGCGAGTTTCGACGCTCACGCGAGCAGCCGACTCGAGATCGTCGGCACGGAGGGGATGATCTCGATCGCCTCGCCCTTCGGCGGCGTCGTGCCCCAGGATATGGTCGTCGAGAGCGGCGACCTTCGCATGGAGTACACGGGGGTGCCGGTCGACGAAGTCCGCGAGGAGTTCGACTACTTCGGTTACTGCGTGCTCACCGGAACGGATCCCGAACCCGACGGCGAGGACGGCCTCGCGGACATCCGTGCGATCGAGGCAGCCTACGAATCGGCCGACACGGGCCGTCGCGTCGACATCGATTGA